One Denticeps clupeoides chromosome 10, fDenClu1.1, whole genome shotgun sequence genomic window carries:
- the LOC114798741 gene encoding LOW QUALITY PROTEIN: leiomodin-3 (The sequence of the model RefSeq protein was modified relative to this genomic sequence to represent the inferred CDS: deleted 1 base in 1 codon): MSDQGEQDSYADDIDEDEILAGLSAEEIKLLQNEMDVIAPDERVPIGMRQSNSSLQPSVKAGSDEDSDPGDIDEDEILAGLSAEELKLLQNEMDVIAPDERVPVGMRQKDQTEKPPTGTFDHRSLVDYLYWEKESKRMLEEERVPAILLPSEKKMREEADQKQSEQDEDVEYIYEEVVEVVEDGAREGEVIEEVVEDIIEEMVEVDETNKQPVNTSLDETSVTPASNTEEKEDTSPEPSNLEEKEEPESLNEEENTEQASTESKYENWVPQKEERIISKLKIPKLALGGNVMKMTARPSGNDTNLESTLDKIRKNNPSITEINLNNIENIPKEMLLDYVNGLKKNKYVKTFSIANTGADENVGFSLANMLRENRSITTLNIESNFISGKGIIAIMRCLQFNETLTELRFHNQRHMLGHHAEMEISRLLKANNTLLKLGYHFEQPGPRMVVTNLLTRNLDRQRQVRKEEQKQQQLKEQQELMEIYENSLNLPPGLLEMLGGYLPPMELLSQLKQEDSIDTEEISPESSPPPQQLKPHHQHNPTNDPSSDPVNLFKDIHLKRTPKKRDPLFELNLAEEKKEAMTSFQLKKTQRHGDGGSGSGTMADERANLKDVIKTLKPVPRRRQPPKVDLTPRDELLNEIRQSNVAYLKSVPLPKVLESQETSLF, encoded by the exons ATGTCAGACCAAGGAGAGCAAGACTCGTACGCGGATGATATAGATGAGGATGAGATCTTGGCAGGCCTCTCGGCAGAGGAGATTAAACTGCTTCAGAATGAGATGGACGTTATTGCTCCAGATGAGCGGGTGCCCATAGGCATGAGGCAGAGCAACTCGTCTCTTCAGCCGTCAGTCAAGG CTGGCAGTGATGAAGACTCGGACCCAGGGGACATTGATGAAGATGAGATCCTGGCTGGCCTTTCTGCTGAGGAGCTCAAGCTGCTTCAGAATGAAATGGACGTGATTGCCCCGGATGAGAGGGTACCTGTCGGCATGAGACAGAAGGACCAGACAGAGAAGCCACCCACAGGCACGTTTGACCACAGATCATTGGTGGATTATCTGTATTGGGAGAAAGAGTCCAAGCGCATGTTAGAGGAGGAGAGAGTCCCTGCCATACTGCTCCCAAGTGAG aaaaaaatgagagaagaagCTGACCAAAAGCAAAGTGAACAAGATGAAGATGTGGAATACATCTATGAGGAAGTAGTGGAGGTTGTTGAAGATGGTGCGAGGGAGGGTGAAGTGATTGAGGAGGTCGTTGAGGATATAATTGAGGAGATGGTGGAGGTGGACGAGACAAACAAGCAACCTGTTAACACAAGTTTGGATGAAACCAGTGTAACCCCTGCTAGTAATACAGAGGAGAAGGAGGATACCTCTCCAGAGCCCTCAAACCTAGAGGAGAAGGAAGAACCAGAGTCcttaaatgaggaggagaacaCAGAGCAGGCTTCGACAGAAAGTAAATATGAGAACTGGGTCCCACAGAAAGAGGAAAGGATCATCTCCAAGCTAAAAATTCCAAAGCTAGCACTTGGAGGAAAtgtgatgaaaatgacagcaaGGCCTTCGGGAAATGACACAAACCTGGAGAGCACTTTGGATAAGATCCGGAAAAACAATCCCTCCATCACCGAGATCAACCTCAACAACATTGAAAACATTCCGAAAGAAATGCTGTTAGACTATGTCAATGGCCTGAAGAAGAACAAATATGTAAAGACCTTCAGCATAGCAAACACTGGTGCTGACGAGAATGTGGGTTTTAGTTTGGCCAACATGCTTCGGGAGAACAGGAGCATCACCACGCTGAACATTGAGTCCAACTTCATTTCTGGAAAGGGCATCATTGCCATCATGCGCTGCCTCCAGTTCAACGAGACTCTGACCGAACTGCGCTTCCACAACCAGAGGCACATGCTGGGCCACCACGCCGAGATGGAGATCTCCCGCTTGCTCAAGGCCAACAACACTCTGCTCAAGCTGGGTTACCACTTTGAGCAGCCAGGGCCTCGGATGGTGGTGACCAACCTGCTGACCAGGAACCTGGATCGCCAGCGGCAGGTCAGAAAGGAGGAGCAGAAGCAGCAACAGCTGAAGGAACAACAGGAGCTCATGGAGATCTATGAGAACAGTCTGAACCTGCCTCCAGGCCTGCTGGAGATGCTGGGTGGCTACCTGCCTCCAATGGAGTTGCTTTCCCAGCTTAAACAGGAAGATTCAATTGACACAGAGGAAATTTCCCCAGAGTCTAGCCCTCCCCCTCAGCAGCTCAAGCCACACCACCAGCACAACCCCACCAATGAC CCCAGCTCTGACCCAGTAAACCTCTTCAAAGACATACATCTGAAGAGGACTCCTAAAAAACGTGACCCGCTCTTTGAGCTGAATCTGGCAGAAGAGAAGAAGGAGGCCATGACCAGTTTCCAACttaaaaagacacaaagacaCGGGGACGGTGGAAGTGGCAGTGGGACAATGGCAGATGAGAGAGCCAACTTGAAAGACGTGATAAAGACACTGAAACCTGTGCCTCGCCGGCGGCAGCCACCCAAAGTTGACCTCACGCCACGGGACGAGCTACTCAATGAGATCCGGCAGAGCAATGTGGCCTATCTAAAGTCG GTGCCGCTCCCTAAAGTGCTGGAATCACAAGAAACAAGTCTGTTTTAA